One part of the Neoarius graeffei isolate fNeoGra1 chromosome 2, fNeoGra1.pri, whole genome shotgun sequence genome encodes these proteins:
- the LOC132879180 gene encoding tripartite motif-containing protein 16-like encodes MAEASISVAQDQFMCPVCLDLLKDAVTISCGHSFCKVCINGCWDQEDQKGVYSCPQCRDTFTTRPVLRRNNMLDEVVEKLKKTEVQAASPAHCYAGPGDVECDFCTGRKHKAVKSCLMCLTSFCETHLKPHLEVPALKKHTLIEASAKLQEKICSEHNKLIEIYCRTDQTCICYLCTMDHHKGHDTVTATAERAEKQSELKEEQMKSQQRIQEKQKKVQELKQAVNTIKLSAQTAVEDSERIFTELISSMEKKRWEVTELIRDQEKAELSQAERLLEQLEQEIADLQRRVTELEQLSHTQDHIHFLQVLASGRRSPTLHRPSFHTSSVTVHQHLSFDGVRNSLSDLKKRLEEFCEEEFNKIPPHAAAVQIISVPEPQSREDFLKYFCYLSLDPNTAHRHLILSEKNRAVRVSEREQRYSDHPERFDYWCQVLCKESVCGRCYWEVERSGDGGVYISVSFKDISRKGRGNECGFGFNNQSWSLRCFSSSLSFYHNSIETDLRVPSASRIGVYVDHSAGTLSFYSVSDTMKLLHRVHTTFTQTLYAGFGVYGSTVRLCDPE; translated from the exons atggccgaggccagtatttcagtagctcaggaccagttcatgtgtccagtgtgtctggatctcctgaaggatgcagtgactatctcctgtggtcacagtttctgtaaggtgtgtattaatggctgctgggatcaggaggatcagaagggcgtctacagctgtcctcagtgcagagacactttcacgacaaggcctgttctacgcagaaacaacatgctggatgaagtggtggagaaactgaagaagactgaagtccaagctgcttctcctgctcactgttacgctggacctggagatgtggagtgtgatttctgcaccgggagaaaacacaaagccgtcaagtcctgtctgatgtgtttgacttcattttgtgaaactcatctgaaacctcatcttgaagttcctgctttgaaaaaacacacattaattgaagcctcagcaaaactccaagagaagatctgctctgaacataacaagctgattgagatctactgtcgtactgatcaaacctgcatctgttatttgtgtacgATGGATCATCACAAAGGTCACGACACCGTCACAGCCAcagcagaaagagctgagaaacag agtgagttaaaggaggagcagatgaaatcccagcagagaatccaggagaagcagaagaaggtgcaggagctgaaacaggctgtgaacactataaag ctcagtgcacagacagcagtggaggacagtgagaggatctttactgagctgatcagctccatggagaaaaagcgctgggaggtgacggagctgatcagagatcaggagaaggctgaactgagtcaagctgaacgactcctggagcaactggagcaggagattgctgatcttcagaggagagtcactgagctggagcagctttcacacacacaggatcacatccatttcctccag gttttagcttctggacgtcgcTCTCCTACATTGCACAGACCATCATTTCacacatccagcgtcactgtccatcaacatctctcatttgatggagtgaggaattctctctcagatctgaaaaagagactcgaggaattctgtgaggaggaattcaacaaaatccctccacatg ctgcagcagttcagatcatttcagtaccagaaccacagagcagagaagactttctgaaat atttctgttatctgtctctggatcccaacacggcacatcgtcacctcattctgtctgagaagaacagagcggtgagagtcagtgagagagagcagcgttactctgatcatccagagagatttgattactggtgtcaggtgttgtgtaaggagagtgtgtgtggacgctgttactgggaggtggagcggAGCGGTGATGGTGGTGTGTACATATCAGTTTCGTTtaaagacatcagcaggaaaggacggggtaatgagtgtgggtttggattcaacaatcagtcctggagtctgcggtgtttttcttcttctctctctttctatcacaacagcattgagactgatctcagagttccatcagcctccagaataggagtgtatgtggatcacagtgcaggaactctgtccttctacagcgtctctgacacgatgaagctcctccacagagtccacaccacattcactcagactctatacgctgggtttgggGTTTATGgttctacagtgagattgtgtgatccagaataa